TATGCGAAGCTCAAATACGCAGTTTcgcaataattttctttgatttgtaAAACCGAGCATCGGTCGCCGTTGAGTTCACATGGCAACCATTTGGTCGCAATTCCAAATATTCATGAAATACTAAACAATTgttgtattaataattaatatttgttgtaaattttatttacaacttcaagTACATGACGTTCGGGTTTTCCTAATTGTAACGATATAGGGTTTTACAAATACTAAATtataagtaataatttatttaacatttaaatatttaataaataaaataaatggtgaATAAAAAGTAATTCGACGAGGATGGGATTCGAACCCACGCGTGCAGAGCACATTGGATTAGCAGTCCAACGCCTTAACCACTCGGCCACCTCGTCCTTGTAACATTtaagtgcaaagttttattttgttattaagcTGTCAAGTGGCACAACATTGCCGACAACAACATTTGCAAATTCGAATGCTTGTTCAGGAATGAACTTTGTAAAAgctttggtaataaaatttaaaatattctttttcttggaaatattttaacaaacttaatcaaaattgtatatatttgcttttttcatTCCTACGTATTTGAAGTTTCCACTCTTTCTCAGTTTTTTGTGCTACTGAACAACAAATAAAGTTAGTTCTTTTTAGAAAACTTTaatcagtttattttattttgttcgataaaaatatttcctattGGACTGCAAACTATTTCACAATAAATAAACTTATACcatttaaattaatgaaaacgtATGAAATGCAATATTCTTATGGCAGTTCAGATCTTCTCCACGTTCTATTTATGTTGGGGCAAAAGTACAATGATCTGCTTTGTACAATAAAGCTAAAACAATTTctagtcatatacatatgtacatacacatataaacaaGCTTGTGTTATTTCCTAATTCACTGCTACCGAAACAAATGCCAATGATATTGCCAAAACCAGTACAATCACTTTCCCTTGAGTGCGTTGAGGATCAATCGGAATGCGCTATTGCAGGATAATGCCCAAAACGGCACAGATATTGCATTGGGGACACCTGTTGGGAAGCTCAATAGCCCGCCAAGTGGTTCAAagctaatattttcattaaacacTATAACCGGTGAGTAACGATTGCGAACTGTAATAATGAAGAGTGCCAGTGAAAGGATACCTTTCAGTAGATAGCCCACCACAAGTTCAACGGAGGCACCTTTTAAACGCTGCATATTATCTTCACTGCGCAATTTGGACTGAATggttttcaattcattttcggCACGCATTAATTTCACAGTGTAAGTGTAGTGACTTGTTCCAGCCGAACCTTGGCGAATGCGTTCAACCTTTTCACGGGCCTCTTTTAGCTGCTGTTGCAACTCATCACTGGAGGCAGAACCAGAAACGCATCGGAAAATTTTTGACAGCTGTAACTGTAATAAAGAAATATAGTCTTATTTGATGTATATTGCTGATTCAATGCCGGTGGCACTGTGTTACTCACCAATTTAACCAGGTCGCCTACAATGGTCAACAACAGGCACAGCACAGCAATGGTTACGAAGAGGAACATTATAACAATTTGTGGTTTTGAATGCTTTGGACAGATAGCGTTTATGGCCAGGTGGGTAAATATCGTTGTACTGttgttatttaattaataaacgtgattcctaaaaaaatattgagtatTCTCTTTTGTCTGCTCTTATTTCTGTTTTGGTCACGAAAATTCAATGAATGTTGCCGTACTGTAATAATTGTGTTTGGtaaatttcttttacatttaaaaGCAAACCTGTAAAgcgtttattttaattatattttgattGTAATTATATCCAGCATTCACTAATGAATTGTATAAATCCTGAAAAGTCATTTAAAATTACAGTTGCAATTATAATTGTATATGTACTTGAAGCATCGCTATGAAATATTGTCTGGGCAGCATTTTAAGACCTTGTACAACACTGCAACatatggtttttgttcgttttttgcaaaatatgtagACCACAACAAACGTAAAGATTGGGGAAAATTTCGTTGATTTTAGCATAATGACGGATCAAGTGCGCGCGGGTTTAGGTAATTTACCAAAGAAATTTGAATTCTTAACAGCGCCCATTTCTCGGGGATCACTACGTGGTGTGAGGCGGTGCGCCGGCTGCGGCCAGCTGAATGGTGTACGCAGTTCTATTTGTCGAAATCAATTTTGTAAATTACGAAAAGAGGCACTTCGTACGCATATACCATTAGATCCAGTGCAGCTGCAATGTCTGGATAAACAAAAGTCACTATACTCACTACGTAGAAAGGAACAAAACGCACAACCTCGCAACTTTGTGTTACTTACAGCGTCAAGCAAAAGCGATGCGACAAAATACGAATGTTACACCTGCAGTCCAGGTGTACCAACAAACGCAGATCTTTGTAAGCATATTTTAGCCTGTACAACCAAACCAGATTCACTCCAAAAAGCGGAAGTCTTTACTATTTCCCGTGATGTCTTGTGGAACCTGAATGGCTTAGATAATGAGCATAAGGAACGTTTGTGGAATACATATCAACAAGAAGAGAATAATGTGCCTGCAGTGCAACGAATTTCCAATTCCTTATTTGTAGTCAAATGTGATTTATCAAAAGTATTTCCAGCTGGAAGATTACATGTCACAGCTATCAGTAATGGCTGCTCAACGAAAAAAGGAATATATTCCTGTGCatgcaaaaaactgaaaatcatAGTTGAACCTGATAATTCGGTTGTAATGCAGGAAGAGGTGTGCGATCACATCTTGTTAGTGCTGGTAGCGGTTTTAAGTAACCGCATAGGAAAAGcgctttttggaaattttgcaaGCGCATTGAAATCGTATTGGATGCCGACTTATATTGAGACGCCAATCGTTGATTCAACACAGGAGGACGCGCTGTTTGGCTTGAGCATAGATATAGGTGGAAACTTTGACATGGGCGGTGGTGATAGTCGACCAGGCgacgatatttttatttataataatgatttcatgTCTGGTGAGGTGAGTCAAAACAAAATACCTTGGAtctatataattaaattataatttttatatttctttaactACCGCGGCAGAATATTCCTGACTTCGAAGACATTATTCTGAGTAATCCCACCAACCCTATAGAgcaattacataaaaataatataatggaTAGTTCTATAGCAATAAATTCTACTACCAATCACAACGATATACTACATCCTGGTGATCCGAATTTAGGTTTAAGCTTTGCTATTACTGCAGAGGACATAGAAGATATCAAATTTCATGACGCTCCATTCATCAATGGCGTAAAATCTCTGTCATCTTCAGCACTATCCAACAATGTTACTACTGCACATTTGGAACTGAGTGATTGCAAAATCGAACTAATGGACCAATTTGAACTAACCGATCAAATTGATCTATCGACAACCGATGACATCACGTTGCAGCAGGACCATACATGGCTAGGTAATGGTATAAGTATATTGGAAGCGCCAATACTAAATAATACCACATCGATCGATAGCTGCGCTACAGAGCCGACAACTCTGGAAACCGCAAATCTAACGCATTCGACAACCATTTATGATAATAATTCGTTATTAAAGTCCAATCACGTGGTCGAGGCACCACCAATCGAGTTACCCACCATTGCAGTGGTCAAGAAATGTCCAGTTAAAGCTTCCGATTTGGTGAATAGTGTAAATACGCGTAAATTTCCACCACTACCGGAAAAGAGATCGATAATTGTTAATGGTGTAAAGCCTT
The sequence above is drawn from the Bactrocera tryoni isolate S06 chromosome 1, CSIRO_BtryS06_freeze2, whole genome shotgun sequence genome and encodes:
- the LOC120766734 gene encoding guided entry of tail-anchored proteins factor 1, translated to MFLFVTIAVLCLLLTIVGDLVKLLQLSKIFRCVSGSASSDELQQQLKEAREKVERIRQGSAGTSHYTYTVKLMRAENELKTIQSKLRSEDNMQRLKGASVELVVGYLLKGILSLALFIITVRNRYSPVIVFNENISFEPLGGLLSFPTGVPNAISVPFWALSCNSAFRLILNALKGK
- the LOC120782183 gene encoding uncharacterized protein LOC120782183; translation: MTDQVRAGLGNLPKKFEFLTAPISRGSLRGVRRCAGCGQLNGVRSSICRNQFCKLRKEALRTHIPLDPVQLQCLDKQKSLYSLRRKEQNAQPRNFVLLTASSKSDATKYECYTCSPGVPTNADLCKHILACTTKPDSLQKAEVFTISRDVLWNLNGLDNEHKERLWNTYQQEENNVPAVQRISNSLFVVKCDLSKVFPAGRLHVTAISNGCSTKKGIYSCACKKLKIIVEPDNSVVMQEEVCDHILLVLVAVLSNRIGKALFGNFASALKSYWMPTYIETPIVDSTQEDALFGLSIDIGGNFDMGGGDSRPGDDIFIYNNDFMSGENIPDFEDIILSNPTNPIEQLHKNNIMDSSIAINSTTNHNDILHPGDPNLGLSFAITAEDIEDIKFHDAPFINGVKSLSSSALSNNVTTAHLELSDCKIELMDQFELTDQIDLSTTDDITLQQDHTWLGNGISILEAPILNNTTSIDSCATEPTTLETANLTHSTTIYDNNSLLKSNHVVEAPPIELPTIAVVKKCPVKASDLVNSVNTRKFPPLPEKRSIIVNGVKPLEQHSAHGESIVSSGDEPSLAFSSWLDYVIEVINESVGIVEERSVEHTFHVHEEIFAHFSKTFCTGVKLRMPSSTTVIKTGKYKGLIKYVWYFTTASTVRRIFTTKNISLETERIFEYNSDGDFVPYVIKPIAPTTDGKYKRVFPKMSLYKTHIWFESGSSEYKNSFKLEWLPSAFPKSHHGILKLEFTVRVQDPEEMQRTIAGK